One genomic region from Xylocopa sonorina isolate GNS202 unplaced genomic scaffold, iyXylSono1_principal scaffold0059, whole genome shotgun sequence encodes:
- the LOC143432226 gene encoding uncharacterized protein LOC143432226 → MRRFYALEKKLQRQFGLPEECSKFMLECEKLGHMAQIVVSPTNRESAYYLPHHAVTKNSISLNDTHLIGPTIQNDLVLILIRFRCHKYVLSTDIEKMYRQILVSQQDRRLQQILWQSEPPASY, encoded by the exons ATGAGACGATTTTATGCATTAGAGAAAAAATTACAAAGACAATTCGGTTTACCAGAAGAATGTTCAAAGTTTATGTTAGAATGTGAGAAGTTAGGACACATGGCACAGATCGTAGTGTCCCCTACTAACAGGGAATCCGCTTATTATCTCCCACACCATGCCGTAACAAAGAATA GCATTTCGTTAAATGACACGCACTTAATAGGACCGACAATTCAAAACGACTTAGTTTTAATTCTCATTAGATTCAGGTGCCACAAATACGTTCTGTCAACTGATATAGAAAAAATGTATCGGCAAATTTTAGTGAGTCAGCAAGACAGAAGGCTTCAGCAGATCTTATGGCAATCAGAGCCACCAGCATCCTATTAA
- the LOC143432227 gene encoding uncharacterized protein LOC143432227, with the protein MTYGLHCAHSCPEISQIVINDFYVDDLLTGTQAVSEIAKIKVDLWRIFAQAGMELGKWATNCPDIQELANRSKEIITDKNPKTLGLLWLQTRHTDELRFPITPSHSNRITKRIILSEIAQIFDLLGLISLIITTAKLILQQLWQIQSCWDQLVSQELYTQ; encoded by the exons ATGACTTATG GACTACATTGCGCTCATTCATGTCCAGAGATCAGTCAGATAGTAATCAACGATTTCTATGTAGATGATTTGTTAACAGGGACTCAGGCCGTATCAGAAATTGCTAAAATAAAAGTTGATCTTTGGCGTATTTTTGCGCAAGCAGGCATGGAGCTTGGGAAATGGGCAACCAATTGTCCAGATATACAGGAATTAGCaaatcgtagcaaggaaattatTACGGATAAGAATCCAAAAACATTGGGTTTATTATGGTTACAGACACGACATACAGACGAACTAAGATTCCCGATAACACCGTCACATAGTAATCGCATAACGAAACGTATCATCCTGTCAGAGATCGCGCAGATTTTTGATCTATTAGGATTAATTAGCTTAATAATAACCACAGCTAAGTTAATTTTGCAACAGTTGTGGCAAATTCAATCATGTTGGGATCAGTTAGTCTCGCAAGAGTTATATACGCAATAA
- the LOC143432210 gene encoding vacuolar protein sorting-associated protein 45-like has protein sequence MNLITALKFYVTRMTEESGPGMKVLLMDKQTTSIVSLLYSQSEIFLKEVYLFERIDTNVRNEGLKHLKCIVFIRPTKENITYLCNELRCPKYGTYYIYFSNIIAKADIKLLAESDEQEVVREVHEYYADYLAVNPHLFSLGINACSQGLLWNPVHLHRTVLGIISVLLSLRRCPYIRYQSSSEMAKRLAEKIREVLSKESSSFEFRQDSTPILLLVDRRDDPVTPLLNQWTYQAMVHELLTINNNRVNLSHVKGISKELKEVVLSGEHDEFYANNLYLNFGEIGQTIKELMDEFQKKAKKHQKVESIADMKNFVETYPLFKKLSGTVSKHVTVVGELSSLVGKHNLLQVSELEQELSCQSDHSMQLQKIKELINSQQIRPIDSVKLVMLYALHYEKHANNAINGLLNLLRNTGVSEKYIRLVHSILQYSDINARQSNLFDRESVAKITKKLFKGLSGVDNIYTQHTPLLNETLEDLIKGKLSSQTFPYLGNTMMSKRPQDIIVFMIGGTTYEESLTVYNLSKQYPGIKIILGGTTIHNSASFFEEIQQATSGIISKYKNNNN, from the exons ACCAGTATAGTAAGCCTACTCTATAGTCAATCAGAAATATTTCTGAAAGAAGTTTATTTGTTTGAAAGAATCGACACAAATGTTCGGAACGAAGGATtgaaacatttgaagtgtatagttTTCATAAGACcaaccaaagaaaatattacatACCTTTGCAATGAATTACGATGTCCGAAATATGGCACCTATTACATtt ACTTCAGTAATATCATCGCAAAGGCTGACATCAAACTATTGGCTGAAAGCGATGAACAAGAAGTAGTGAGAGAAGTTCACGAATATTATGCAGATTACTTGGCTGTTAATCCTCATTTATTTTCACTTGGAATTAACGCGTGTTCACAAG GTCTACTTTGGAATCCAGTACACTTGCATAGAACCGTTTTAGGCATAATTTCAGTACTACTATCACTGAGAAGATGTCCTTATATACGTTACCAAAGTAGCTCTGAAATGGCCAAAAGATTGGCAGAAAAGATACGCGAAGTTCTGAGTAAAGAATCAAGTTCATTTGAATTCAGACAAGATTCTACTCCAATTTTATTATTAGTTGATAGAAGAGATGACCCTGTAACACCTCTGTTAAATCAATGGACTTATCAAGCAATGGTTCACGAATTATTAACCATCAACAACAATCGAGTTAATTTATCGCATGTCAAAGgtatttcaaaagaattaaaggaAGTTGTTCTTAGTGGAGAGCATGATGAATTTTATGCAAAT AATTTGTATCTTAACTTTGGTGAAATTGGACAAACGATAAAGGAATTAATGGATGAATTTCAAAAAAAAGCTAAAAAACACCAGAAGGTAGAAAGCATAGCTGATATGAAAAATTTTGTCGAAACTTATCCATTATTCAAAAAATTGTCTGGAACTGTATCGAAACATGTAACAGTAGTAGGAGAGCTTTCTTCGCTGGTGGGAAAACATAATTTATTACAAGTATCTGAGCTAGAACAGGAACTTAGTTGTCAAAGTGACCATTCTATGCAG CTACAGAAAATAAAAGAACTTATTAACAGTCAACAAATACGACCAATTGATAGTGTGAAATTGGTCATGCTGTATGCTCTTCATTATGAGAAACATGCAAATAATGCTATTAATGGATTACTAAATTTATTAAGAAACACGGGAGTTTCAGAAAAATATATTAGG CTGGTACACAGCATATTGCAATATAGTGATATTAATGCAAGACAAAGTAATTTATTTGATCGTGAATCCGTGGCTAAAATAACTAAAAAGTTATTCAAAGGTTTAAGTGGAGTTGATAATATTTATACTCAGCATACACCTTTATTAAATGAAACACTTGAAGATTTAATAAAAGGAAAGTTAAGTTCGCAAACATTTCCATATCTTGGTAATACAATGATGTCCAAAAG GCCACAAGACATCATCGTTTTTATGATAGGAGGAACAACGTACGAGGAAAGCCTTACAGTTTATAATTTAAGTAAACAATATCCTGGAATAAAAATTATTCTAGGGGGTACTACTATTCATAATTCAGCAAGTTTTTTTGAAGAAATTCAGCAAGCGACATCGGGTATCATATCAAAATACAAAAACAACaacaattaa